In Flavobacterium cerinum, one genomic interval encodes:
- a CDS encoding T9SS type A sorting domain-containing protein, producing the protein MKKITLLFLLSLMSFAVDAQVVLTHSSSQAINGNTVACGNSSTATSSDNRYYRAFNLSSMGITSAFNLASIQFGVASLTAPNGYVVTVKAYKTTANFPSGFPTGYTLLGQADYTVQTANVGTIVTVPVTVTGTVAANETLVVEVGYAAATTGVNISLGSNTAPQTAPSYISSTACSIANPTDVAAINFPDVHMVINAVGSTLGVNEFASKLVAVYPNPTSGVFTVELPNELQINKAELVDISGKQFAVNVNNGNTIDISGFATGIYVLNMETAEGTLVKKIVKQ; encoded by the coding sequence ATGAAAAAAATTACACTTTTATTTTTACTTTCTTTAATGTCTTTTGCGGTTGATGCACAAGTTGTATTGACGCATTCAAGTTCACAGGCTATCAATGGTAACACTGTTGCTTGTGGAAATAGCTCTACAGCAACTTCCAGCGACAATAGATATTACAGAGCTTTTAATTTGAGTTCAATGGGAATAACTTCTGCTTTTAACTTAGCATCAATTCAGTTTGGTGTTGCGTCATTAACGGCTCCTAACGGTTATGTAGTAACGGTTAAAGCGTATAAAACGACAGCAAATTTCCCATCCGGATTCCCAACAGGATATACTTTGTTAGGACAAGCTGACTATACTGTTCAAACTGCAAATGTCGGAACTATCGTAACGGTACCGGTAACAGTAACAGGAACGGTAGCGGCAAATGAAACATTAGTAGTTGAAGTTGGATATGCTGCAGCTACAACCGGAGTAAACATTTCATTAGGATCGAATACGGCTCCGCAAACAGCACCGAGTTATATCTCTTCTACGGCTTGTTCTATTGCAAACCCGACAGATGTAGCTGCAATTAATTTCCCGGATGTTCACATGGTAATCAATGCGGTAGGTTCTACACTTGGTGTTAATGAATTTGCATCAAAATTAGTTGCTGTTTATCCAAACCCGACTTCTGGTGTATTTACAGTAGAATTACCGAACGAATTACAAATTAATAAAGCGGAATTAGTTGATATTTCAGGAAAACAATTCGCAGTAAACGTAAACAACGGTAATACAATTGATATCTCTGGATTTGCTACCGGAATTTATGTATTAAACATGGAAACTGCTGAAGGTACTCT